The following are encoded in a window of Lichenicola cladoniae genomic DNA:
- a CDS encoding leucine-rich repeat-containing protein kinase family protein, producing the protein MTTLDELSHGRLAGARELRLRGGLTEFPRDIFGLAETLEVLDLSDNALDSLPDDFSRLTRLRVLFCSGNRFTRLPPALGDCPALTQVGFRATGLREIPAEALPAGLRWLTVTDNQLELLPSALGERPALQKLMLSGNRLRHLPDSMAGAAGLELLRLSANRFDALPDWLADLPRLAWLAYAGNPLDRRIGTPEPVLAPWSSLEPGIMLGEGASGHVYQATWRPDRGPVRDVALKLFKGAMTSDGLPDREIAACLAAGDHPNLTGGLARLTGHPAQVQGLLMPLLPPKWRVLAGPPSLKSCSRDIYDPSSCFGAATVHGIAIGIAAAGAHLHECCLLHGDLYAHNTLWDGSVGHAVLSDFGAASLLPDGGVGRAIMKTDVLAWGVLLGELLDRCSDQLTKLRDLQRECVQPKPSARPAMADVREELQGP; encoded by the coding sequence ATGACCACCCTGGACGAGCTGAGCCACGGACGCCTTGCTGGCGCCCGTGAGCTTCGCCTGCGCGGCGGGCTGACCGAATTTCCGCGCGACATCTTCGGTCTGGCCGAGACGCTGGAAGTGCTGGACCTGAGCGACAACGCGCTCGACAGCCTGCCCGACGATTTCAGCCGGCTGACCCGGCTACGGGTGTTGTTCTGCTCCGGTAATCGCTTCACTCGACTGCCGCCGGCTCTGGGCGATTGCCCGGCGCTGACCCAGGTCGGTTTCCGCGCGACCGGCCTCCGCGAGATCCCGGCCGAAGCCTTGCCCGCCGGGCTGCGCTGGCTGACCGTGACCGACAACCAGCTCGAGCTTTTGCCGTCCGCACTCGGTGAGAGACCGGCGCTGCAGAAACTGATGCTGTCGGGCAACCGGCTGCGGCACCTGCCCGACAGCATGGCCGGAGCGGCAGGCCTCGAACTGCTTCGCCTGTCCGCCAATCGCTTCGACGCCTTGCCGGACTGGCTCGCCGATCTGCCCCGACTGGCGTGGCTCGCCTATGCCGGCAATCCCCTCGACCGCCGGATCGGCACGCCCGAACCGGTGCTCGCCCCCTGGTCTAGCCTCGAGCCAGGCATCATGCTTGGCGAAGGGGCATCGGGACATGTGTATCAGGCCACGTGGCGGCCCGATCGGGGCCCCGTGCGCGACGTCGCCCTCAAGCTGTTCAAGGGCGCGATGACGAGCGATGGCCTGCCCGACCGGGAAATCGCGGCCTGCCTGGCTGCCGGCGACCATCCCAATCTGACAGGCGGGCTGGCCCGGCTGACGGGTCATCCGGCGCAGGTCCAGGGCTTGCTGATGCCGCTGCTTCCGCCCAAGTGGCGCGTGCTGGCGGGGCCACCGAGCCTCAAGAGCTGCAGCCGCGACATCTATGATCCATCCTCGTGCTTCGGCGCGGCGACCGTGCACGGGATTGCCATTGGTATCGCGGCCGCCGGGGCGCACCTGCATGAATGCTGCCTGCTGCATGGCGATCTATATGCGCACAACACCTTGTGGGACGGCAGCGTTGGTCATGCCGTGCTGAGCGACTTCGGCGCGGCATCCCTCCTGCCCGATGGCGGGGTGGGACGGGCGATCATGAAGACCGACGTGCTCGCCTGGGGCGTGCTGCTGGGAGAGTTGCTCGATCGCTGTTCGGACCAGCTGACGAAGTTGCGTGATCTGCAGCGTGAGTGCGTGCAGCCTAAGCCCTCTGCACGTCCGGCAATGGCCGACGTGCGCGAAGAGTTGCAAGGGCCATAG
- a CDS encoding putative bifunctional diguanylate cyclase/phosphodiesterase, producing the protein MMHMRSAALLLTVIVIVPFVIFFCLTGNPVFVAIALNVLLVSGGMIFILLRNYADFSALIRSQGELVLRQVETERLSDENLSLANLDSLTGLPNRRRFLSILDQVLAEAKHGHTRFAIALFDLDGFKAVNDVYGHPQGDLLLKEVGDRLRCITSPSVTLARIGGDEFGAILAGNPNDDEILEFGSRLCVLLQGPYLGPNIMAEVAGSAGLVAYPDGAATAQQLFERADYALYTAKQQRCGRAIIFSHDHETRIRETSRIEQALRHSNLGNEMWVAFQPIRDLENARTIGYEALARWQSPTLGAIDPDVFIPIAEHAHQIGRLTEILLTKALKTAASWPEPFCISFNLSALDLVSRETMESVRQIVVASGVLPERIEFEVTETAVMRDFDLASEAIARLRQLGMRIALDDFGTGFSSLSHVHRLKPDKIKIDRSFVRDIEVNAASRDIIRTIIDMSRNLGLACVVEGVETEAQLSILRSLGCHLIQGYLFGRPMNEAAVNQHIAAGARLPGRRAYPPKVGSFPIGVSRHL; encoded by the coding sequence ATGATGCACATGCGCAGCGCGGCATTGCTGCTGACAGTCATCGTCATCGTCCCGTTTGTTATCTTTTTCTGCCTGACGGGGAATCCGGTTTTCGTGGCGATCGCGTTGAACGTGCTGTTGGTGAGTGGCGGGATGATCTTCATACTGCTGCGCAACTACGCTGACTTTTCAGCCTTGATCCGTTCGCAAGGTGAATTGGTCCTGCGTCAGGTCGAGACGGAGCGGCTGAGCGACGAGAACCTGAGCCTGGCGAACCTTGATAGCCTGACCGGCCTGCCGAACCGGCGACGGTTCTTGTCGATCCTCGATCAGGTTCTGGCCGAGGCGAAGCACGGCCATACCCGCTTCGCCATCGCGCTGTTCGACCTCGATGGTTTCAAGGCGGTCAACGATGTCTATGGCCACCCGCAAGGCGACCTGCTGCTGAAGGAAGTCGGCGACCGGCTCCGGTGCATCACCAGCCCATCGGTCACACTCGCCCGGATCGGGGGGGACGAGTTCGGGGCGATCCTGGCCGGCAATCCGAACGACGACGAGATCCTGGAGTTCGGCAGCCGGCTCTGTGTGTTGCTCCAGGGTCCCTATCTCGGCCCTAACATCATGGCCGAGGTCGCTGGCTCCGCCGGCCTGGTCGCATACCCGGACGGGGCGGCGACGGCGCAACAGCTTTTCGAGCGGGCCGACTACGCGCTCTATACCGCCAAACAGCAGAGATGCGGCCGGGCGATCATCTTCTCGCACGACCACGAGACCCGCATTCGCGAGACCAGCCGGATCGAGCAGGCCTTGCGGCACTCCAATCTCGGCAACGAGATGTGGGTGGCTTTCCAACCGATACGCGATCTCGAAAACGCGCGGACGATCGGCTACGAGGCGCTGGCGCGCTGGCAAAGCCCCACACTTGGCGCGATCGATCCGGACGTATTCATCCCGATCGCGGAGCACGCACATCAGATCGGCCGGCTTACCGAAATCCTGTTGACCAAGGCATTGAAGACGGCTGCTTCCTGGCCGGAACCGTTCTGCATATCGTTCAACCTGTCGGCGCTCGATCTGGTCTCGCGCGAGACGATGGAATCGGTCCGGCAGATCGTTGTGGCGAGTGGCGTATTGCCCGAGCGTATCGAGTTCGAGGTCACCGAGACCGCGGTCATGCGTGATTTCGACTTGGCCTCGGAAGCAATCGCAAGATTGCGTCAGCTCGGCATGCGGATTGCCCTCGATGATTTCGGCACCGGCTTCTCAAGCCTCAGCCACGTGCACCGATTAAAACCAGACAAGATCAAGATCGACCGGAGCTTCGTGAGGGATATCGAGGTGAACGCGGCCTCGCGAGACATCATCAGGACGATCATCGACATGTCCCGAAACCTCGGCCTTGCCTGCGTCGTGGAAGGTGTCGAAACTGAGGCCCAGCTGTCGATCCTTCGTTCGCTGGGCTGCCATCTGATCCAGGGTTATCTGTTCGGACGGCCGATGAACGAAGCCGCGGTAAACCAGCATATTGCCGCCGGCGCCCGGCTGCCGGGCCGACGGGCCTATCCGCCAAAGGTTGGTTCATTCCCCATCGGGGTGTCGCGTCACCTCTGA
- a CDS encoding histone deacetylase family protein, which yields MSIALFTHTACLEHDQGPGHPESPDRLRVVLKALAGPDFAGLQREAAPLATEAQLRLAHPADYVTEILAIRPKPGESVRLDADTVMSAGSAEAASRAAGGACAAVDAVMAGQVAAAFVAVRPPGHHAEPSQAMGFCLFGSVAIAALHARERWGLRRIAVVDFDVHHGNGSQEILQNDPEIFFASSHQSPCYPGTGAASESGIAHNVVNVPLAPGSGSDRFRQAWSDTILPSLDRFAPELILVSAGFDAHRADPLAQLELETDDFRWVTEALVAIADRRCGGRIVSVLEGGYDLDALACSAAAHVRALLRHPASSDAV from the coding sequence ATGAGTATCGCGCTGTTCACCCACACCGCCTGCCTGGAACATGACCAGGGACCCGGGCATCCGGAGAGCCCGGACCGGCTGCGGGTGGTGCTGAAGGCCCTCGCCGGTCCGGATTTCGCGGGACTTCAACGCGAGGCGGCACCGCTCGCGACCGAGGCGCAACTCCGGCTGGCACATCCCGCCGACTACGTGACCGAGATCCTGGCGATCCGGCCGAAGCCGGGAGAGAGCGTGCGGCTGGACGCGGACACGGTCATGAGCGCCGGCAGTGCCGAGGCGGCAAGCCGGGCGGCTGGCGGTGCCTGCGCTGCGGTGGATGCAGTGATGGCGGGACAGGTCGCGGCTGCATTCGTCGCGGTACGGCCGCCCGGGCATCATGCGGAACCGTCGCAGGCGATGGGGTTCTGCCTGTTCGGCAGCGTGGCGATTGCGGCCTTGCATGCGCGCGAGCGCTGGGGGCTACGCCGGATTGCGGTGGTGGATTTCGACGTGCATCACGGCAACGGCTCGCAGGAGATCCTGCAGAACGACCCGGAGATATTTTTTGCCAGCAGCCACCAGTCGCCCTGCTATCCCGGGACCGGGGCGGCTTCCGAAAGCGGGATCGCCCATAACGTGGTCAACGTGCCGCTGGCGCCCGGCAGCGGTTCGGACCGGTTCCGGCAGGCATGGAGCGACACGATCCTGCCGTCGCTCGACCGGTTTGCGCCGGAGTTGATCCTGGTGTCGGCCGGCTTCGATGCGCATCGCGCCGATCCGCTGGCGCAACTGGAACTGGAAACCGACGATTTCCGCTGGGTGACGGAAGCGCTGGTCGCGATCGCAGACCGGCGCTGCGGCGGACGGATCGTTTCGGTGCTCGAAGGCGGCTACGACCTCGATGCCCTGGCCTGCTCGGCGGCGGCTCATGTGCGGGCACTGCTGCGCCACCCGGCGAGCTCCGACGCAGTCTGA
- a CDS encoding ABC transporter substrate-binding protein, translating to MACRYHPLVLHALCFAVAASVAGPAWAADIRKVGITVGSLGNPYYAVTDKGIADQARLLTPGAQVNAVSADYDLGKQFNQIQNFVASGVDIIMLNAVDPVAIGPAIKHAQAAGVVVAGFDVAAKGADVTVMTDNVQAGVEACQYIVDHLPGAKGDVVILNGPQISAIVDRVTGCKKVFAANPGIHILSSDQDASASREGGLAKGTGLLTRYARIDAIFAINDPTAIGMNLAAKQLHRNEFIITSVDGSPDVAGELKNGTSLIKASAAQDPYGMAAEAYRLAVDIKSGKHGSAPVILISPTLITSSNIASYVPWNTKPHPVAGAGQ from the coding sequence ATGGCCTGTCGCTATCACCCGCTGGTTTTGCACGCACTCTGCTTCGCCGTGGCTGCAAGCGTTGCCGGCCCAGCCTGGGCGGCGGACATCAGGAAGGTCGGCATCACCGTCGGATCGCTTGGAAATCCATATTACGCCGTCACCGACAAGGGCATCGCCGATCAGGCCCGCCTGCTGACGCCCGGTGCACAGGTCAATGCAGTATCGGCCGACTATGACCTGGGCAAGCAGTTCAACCAGATCCAGAACTTCGTGGCGTCCGGCGTGGATATCATCATGCTAAACGCTGTCGATCCGGTCGCGATCGGTCCGGCCATCAAGCATGCGCAAGCGGCGGGAGTGGTAGTGGCCGGTTTCGATGTCGCCGCGAAAGGTGCCGATGTTACCGTCATGACGGATAACGTGCAGGCCGGAGTGGAAGCCTGCCAATACATCGTCGACCATCTGCCCGGGGCCAAGGGAGATGTCGTTATCCTGAATGGTCCGCAGATTTCGGCGATCGTCGATCGCGTTACCGGCTGCAAGAAAGTCTTCGCGGCAAATCCCGGGATTCATATCCTGTCGTCGGACCAGGATGCCTCAGCGTCCCGCGAGGGAGGACTTGCGAAAGGAACTGGGCTGCTCACGCGTTACGCCAGGATAGATGCGATCTTCGCTATCAACGATCCGACGGCGATCGGCATGAACCTGGCGGCCAAACAGCTTCATCGGAACGAGTTCATCATCACGTCAGTCGATGGCTCGCCCGATGTGGCAGGCGAACTCAAGAACGGGACCTCGCTTATCAAGGCGTCTGCCGCGCAGGACCCGTATGGCATGGCCGCGGAGGCCTACCGGCTGGCTGTCGACATAAAGTCCGGCAAGCATGGGTCGGCACCCGTCATCCTGATCAGCCCGACACTCATCACGTCGAGCAATATCGCCTCCTACGTTCCCTGGAACACTAAGCCCCATCCTGTCGCCGGCGCCGGACAATAG
- a CDS encoding HAD-IA family hydrolase — MRVQNGHTMDVSAVLFDMDGTLVDSTAAVERVWRRWAARHGLDFPALLAVSHGRRAFDTIARFAPSGVDHAGENRWMLDAEMVEQDGIIPIPGAQRLMASLPPGRVAVVTSAARELALLRLRLAGLMVPSLVIAAEDVTAGKPDPQGYLQAARELGFAPETCLVVEDAPAGLEAGRAAGGRVLALATTLTGAELEAWDWVPDLDAVRLEQPSPNHPLRLRFD, encoded by the coding sequence ATGCGGGTTCAGAACGGCCACACGATGGATGTGTCGGCGGTGTTGTTCGACATGGACGGTACGTTGGTCGACTCCACGGCTGCCGTGGAGCGCGTATGGCGTCGCTGGGCCGCGCGGCATGGGCTCGATTTTCCGGCTCTGCTGGCCGTGTCGCATGGGCGGCGTGCGTTCGACACCATCGCCCGGTTCGCGCCATCCGGCGTGGACCATGCCGGGGAGAACAGGTGGATGCTGGACGCTGAGATGGTCGAGCAGGACGGTATCATCCCCATCCCCGGCGCGCAGAGGCTAATGGCATCGCTGCCGCCTGGGCGGGTGGCGGTGGTGACCTCGGCCGCACGGGAACTGGCGCTGTTGCGGCTCAGGCTCGCCGGTCTGATGGTGCCCAGTCTGGTGATCGCCGCAGAGGATGTCACAGCTGGCAAGCCCGACCCGCAAGGCTATCTCCAGGCGGCACGGGAGTTGGGCTTCGCGCCTGAGACGTGCCTGGTGGTGGAGGATGCTCCGGCCGGTCTGGAGGCAGGCCGCGCCGCCGGCGGGCGCGTGCTGGCGCTGGCGACGACGCTGACCGGCGCCGAGCTGGAAGCGTGGGACTGGGTCCCGGATCTCGACGCGGTGAGGCTCGAGCAGCCTTCGCCAAACCACCCGTTGCGGCTGAGGTTCGACTGA
- the panS gene encoding ketopantoate/pantoate/pantothenate transporter PanS encodes MIARLFPVWALLVSIVAFMAPARFHLLGPFVTPLLALIMFAMGVTLRIGDFRRIAQRPAPVLAGLGLHYLIMPLAAWAIAHLLNMPPEIAAGMILVGSVASGTASTLMVYLSRGDVALSVSISALSTCVGVVATPLLTRLYVSADIVVHGWSMLVSILEVVAIPVLLGLLLNHVAHRLVRALEPALPLVSIVAILLIIGTVVAGAQASIVTVGPLVMVGVVLHNGIGLLGGYWGGRLLRFDETTCRTLALEVGMQNSGLAAALSRLYISPAAALPAALFSVWHNLSGSLLAGFWAGRPTGPGSAPGAGRDDLNDRAAG; translated from the coding sequence TTGATCGCCCGGCTGTTTCCGGTCTGGGCGCTGCTCGTCTCGATCGTCGCATTCATGGCCCCGGCGCGGTTCCACCTGCTCGGGCCGTTCGTCACGCCGCTGCTGGCGCTGATCATGTTCGCGATGGGGGTGACGCTGCGGATCGGCGACTTCCGCCGCATTGCCCAGCGTCCGGCGCCGGTCCTGGCCGGGCTCGGGCTGCACTACCTGATCATGCCGCTCGCAGCCTGGGCCATCGCGCACCTGCTGAACATGCCGCCGGAGATTGCCGCGGGCATGATCCTGGTCGGGAGCGTGGCGAGCGGGACGGCCTCGACGCTGATGGTGTATCTGTCCAGGGGCGACGTGGCGCTGTCGGTCAGTATCAGCGCGCTGTCCACCTGTGTCGGCGTGGTCGCGACACCGCTGCTGACGCGGCTGTACGTGTCCGCGGATATCGTGGTGCATGGCTGGAGCATGCTGGTCAGCATCCTCGAAGTGGTGGCAATCCCGGTGCTGCTCGGTCTGCTGCTCAACCATGTCGCACACAGGCTGGTGCGCGCGCTGGAACCGGCATTGCCGCTGGTCTCGATCGTGGCGATCCTGCTGATCATCGGGACGGTGGTGGCCGGGGCGCAGGCCAGCATCGTCACCGTCGGGCCGTTGGTGATGGTCGGGGTGGTGCTCCATAACGGCATCGGCCTGCTCGGCGGCTACTGGGGCGGACGGCTGCTCAGGTTCGACGAGACGACGTGCCGGACCCTGGCGCTGGAAGTCGGCATGCAGAATTCCGGTTTGGCGGCGGCGCTGAGCCGGCTCTACATTTCGCCGGCGGCCGCCCTGCCCGCCGCGTTGTTCTCGGTGTGGCACAATCTGTCCGGCTCGTTGCTGGCGGGGTTCTGGGCCGGACGGCCGACGGGACCGGGTTCCGCACCGGGCGCGGGCCGGGACGACCTCAACGATCGAGCTGCAGGCTGA
- the glmU gene encoding bifunctional UDP-N-acetylglucosamine diphosphorylase/glucosamine-1-phosphate N-acetyltransferase GlmU, whose product MMSDRKPATAVLLAAGLGTRMKSSLPKAQHPLAGRPMLQHLIESCSAVFDRIIVVVGPGMEALEKAARPHTVVVQAERLGTAHAAMQAAGLFGEGDVAVLYADNPLITQSTLERLLATRRTTGTGLALLAMRPADPARYGRLVTRPDGEGGETVDRIVEWADASPEQRSIGLCNAGVLCAEARRFAGWLAQVRNENANHEYYLTDVVALAASEGAQVRYVEAPEEELRGINSRAELAEAEAVIQRRLRLRAMANGATLVAPETVFFSADTILGRDVTVHPNVVFGPGVTVGDGTEIRAFSHLEGAFIGERAMIGPFARLRPGTQVDAAAHVGNFVELKGTHLGAGAKANHLAYLGDATIGARSNVGAGTITCNYDGVSKHRTIIGEDVFVGSNSTLVAPLSLGDRAFVAAGSSITSSVPADGLAFGRARQETRADRAIELRARIRKEKR is encoded by the coding sequence ATGATGTCCGATCGCAAGCCCGCTACCGCCGTTCTGCTCGCAGCGGGCCTCGGCACCCGCATGAAATCCTCCCTGCCGAAGGCCCAGCATCCGCTGGCCGGCCGGCCGATGCTCCAGCACCTGATCGAGAGCTGCAGCGCGGTGTTCGACCGGATCATCGTGGTCGTCGGACCCGGCATGGAGGCGCTGGAGAAGGCGGCCAGGCCGCATACGGTAGTGGTCCAGGCCGAGCGGCTTGGCACCGCGCACGCGGCGATGCAGGCGGCCGGCCTGTTCGGCGAGGGCGACGTCGCGGTCCTTTATGCCGACAACCCGCTGATCACCCAGAGCACTCTCGAGCGCCTGCTCGCAACCAGGCGTACGACCGGGACCGGTCTGGCCTTGCTGGCAATGCGCCCCGCCGATCCGGCACGATACGGCCGGCTGGTGACCAGGCCGGACGGCGAGGGCGGCGAGACGGTGGATCGTATCGTGGAGTGGGCCGACGCAAGCCCGGAGCAGAGGTCGATCGGGCTCTGCAACGCCGGCGTGCTGTGCGCCGAGGCCAGACGCTTTGCTGGCTGGCTGGCTCAGGTGCGCAACGAGAATGCCAACCACGAGTACTACCTGACCGATGTCGTGGCCCTGGCCGCCTCCGAGGGCGCGCAGGTGCGCTACGTCGAGGCGCCGGAAGAGGAGCTTCGGGGCATCAACTCGCGCGCCGAGCTGGCGGAGGCGGAAGCCGTCATCCAGCGCCGCCTGCGCCTGCGGGCGATGGCGAACGGTGCGACCCTGGTGGCGCCGGAGACGGTATTCTTCTCCGCCGACACGATCCTCGGGCGCGATGTGACGGTGCATCCGAACGTGGTGTTCGGCCCGGGCGTGACGGTCGGCGATGGTACCGAGATCCGGGCCTTCAGCCATCTCGAAGGCGCGTTCATCGGCGAGCGTGCGATGATCGGGCCGTTTGCCCGGCTGCGTCCCGGGACGCAGGTCGATGCCGCCGCTCATGTCGGCAACTTCGTCGAGCTCAAGGGGACCCATCTGGGCGCCGGCGCCAAGGCCAATCACCTGGCCTACCTCGGCGACGCGACGATCGGGGCACGATCCAATGTCGGCGCCGGCACCATCACCTGCAACTATGACGGTGTGTCGAAGCACCGAACCATCATAGGCGAGGACGTGTTCGTCGGCTCGAACTCGACCCTGGTGGCGCCGTTGTCGCTCGGCGACCGGGCGTTCGTGGCTGCCGGCAGCTCCATCACCAGCAGCGTCCCGGCGGACGGGCTGGCCTTCGGGCGTGCCCGGCAGGAAACCCGGGCGGACCGAGCGATCGAACTGCGGGCCCGGATCAGGAAGGAGAAGCGCTGA
- the fdhD gene encoding formate dehydrogenase accessory sulfurtransferase FdhD produces MEDRDPQSSAAHPATRIIERLAWLEGSFVQGEREIPEEMPVALSYNRVSHAVMMASPLDLEDFALGFSLSEEIVRSPDEIEELELFTVPGAEGEPPRGVELRLWIGEERMRGLDRRRRHIAGPTGCGLCGLESLDAALRPLRPVPEGRRYTASQVQEAVASLRPAQALNRRTHAVHAAGFWTEADGLVAVREDVGRHNALDKLHGALAARRTDLAQGILVMTSRISVELVQKAAIMGAPMLAAVSAPTALALRMAEQAGITLIAVARDDGFELCSGRHRVVA; encoded by the coding sequence ATGGAAGACCGAGACCCGCAATCGTCGGCCGCACATCCGGCGACACGCATCATCGAGCGGCTGGCCTGGCTTGAGGGGTCATTCGTTCAGGGCGAACGCGAAATCCCCGAGGAGATGCCGGTGGCACTCTCCTACAACCGCGTCTCGCACGCCGTGATGATGGCCAGCCCGCTCGACCTGGAGGATTTCGCGCTCGGCTTCAGCCTGTCCGAGGAGATCGTGCGGAGCCCGGACGAGATCGAGGAGTTGGAACTGTTCACGGTGCCGGGCGCCGAGGGCGAGCCGCCGCGCGGCGTCGAACTGAGGCTCTGGATCGGCGAGGAGCGGATGCGAGGGCTCGACCGGCGCCGCCGGCATATCGCCGGTCCGACCGGCTGCGGCCTGTGCGGGCTGGAAAGCCTCGATGCGGCACTGCGGCCGCTACGACCTGTGCCGGAGGGGCGACGCTACACGGCGAGCCAGGTGCAGGAGGCCGTGGCGTCGCTGCGGCCGGCGCAGGCGCTGAATCGCCGGACCCACGCGGTGCATGCGGCCGGTTTCTGGACCGAGGCGGATGGGCTGGTCGCGGTCCGCGAGGATGTCGGCCGGCACAACGCGCTCGACAAGCTGCACGGCGCGCTGGCGGCCAGGCGCACCGATCTCGCCCAGGGGATCCTGGTAATGACCAGCCGCATCTCGGTCGAATTGGTGCAGAAGGCGGCCATTATGGGGGCGCCGATGCTGGCGGCCGTCTCGGCGCCGACCGCGCTCGCACTGCGCATGGCTGAGCAGGCCGGGATCACCTTGATCGCCGTCGCGCGCGATGACGGCTTCGAACTCTGCAGCGGCCGGCACCGCGTGGTGGCCTGA
- the glmS gene encoding glutamine--fructose-6-phosphate transaminase (isomerizing): protein MCGIVGVVGVREATPLLFEALRRLEYRGYDSAGIATLVNGHIERRRAEGKLDNLGRVLELRGLPGVTGIGHTRWATHGAPTEGNAHPHGTERVSIVHNGIIENHAELRAELELQGQVFTTDTDTETVAQLVDLNLKQGMAPREAAHACLKRLHGAYALAMIFAGHRELMIGARHGAPLAVGFGDNEMFLGSDSLALSPLTRRIAYLADGDWAVVSRDGAEFFDMDGNAVVRQIRLSALAADAIGKDGYRHYMDKELHEHPLVIGQTLQRMIDPATRRVVLPELPFDLATIPRITVTACGSAFYAGLIGRYWLEAEARIPVDADVASELRYREPPLSKGGLGLMISQSGETADTLAALRSLRAGGQHVMSILNVPESTMARESDIVLDTIAGPEICVASTKAFTAQLSVLACLAIAIGRARGVIGEAREMELVQALLDLPSRAVELFGLGDDIRAAAAIIAEARDVLYLGRGSHFPVALEGALKLKEISYIHAEAYAAGEMKHGPIALIDKSVPVVASAPSGPLFEKTASNLQEAQARGGRLLVFTDPAGAARMGKIAERLVVLPEVHGFTAPILHSIAVQMLAYEVALLKGTDVDQPRNLAKSVTVE, encoded by the coding sequence ATGTGCGGCATCGTCGGCGTCGTCGGTGTGCGTGAAGCCACCCCGCTACTGTTCGAGGCACTGCGCCGGCTGGAATATCGCGGCTATGATTCGGCCGGGATCGCCACGCTGGTAAACGGCCACATCGAGCGGCGGCGGGCCGAGGGCAAGCTGGACAATCTCGGCCGGGTGCTGGAACTGCGCGGCCTGCCGGGGGTGACCGGGATCGGCCATACGCGCTGGGCGACGCATGGCGCGCCGACCGAGGGCAACGCGCATCCGCACGGCACCGAGCGCGTGTCCATTGTGCATAACGGCATCATCGAGAACCACGCGGAACTGCGCGCCGAGCTCGAGCTGCAGGGTCAGGTATTCACTACCGACACCGACACCGAGACGGTGGCGCAACTGGTCGACCTCAATCTGAAGCAGGGCATGGCGCCGCGCGAGGCGGCCCATGCCTGCCTGAAGCGGCTGCATGGCGCCTACGCGCTGGCGATGATCTTCGCCGGGCACCGGGAACTGATGATCGGCGCCCGTCATGGCGCGCCGCTGGCCGTCGGCTTCGGCGACAACGAGATGTTCCTGGGCTCGGACAGCCTGGCCCTGTCGCCGCTGACAAGGCGGATCGCCTATCTGGCGGATGGCGACTGGGCGGTGGTGTCCCGCGACGGTGCCGAGTTCTTCGACATGGACGGCAACGCGGTGGTTCGCCAGATCCGGCTGAGCGCCCTGGCCGCCGATGCGATCGGCAAGGACGGCTATCGCCACTACATGGACAAGGAGTTGCACGAGCACCCGCTGGTGATCGGCCAGACCCTGCAGCGGATGATCGACCCGGCAACCCGTCGTGTCGTACTCCCGGAGCTGCCGTTCGACCTCGCCACGATACCGCGCATCACCGTCACCGCCTGCGGATCGGCCTTCTATGCCGGGCTGATCGGACGCTACTGGCTGGAAGCGGAGGCGCGCATTCCGGTCGATGCGGACGTTGCCAGCGAACTGCGCTACCGCGAGCCGCCGTTGAGCAAAGGCGGGCTCGGCCTGATGATCAGCCAGTCCGGCGAGACCGCGGATACGCTGGCGGCACTCCGTTCGCTGCGAGCCGGCGGACAGCACGTCATGTCGATCCTGAACGTGCCGGAAAGCACCATGGCGCGTGAGAGCGACATCGTGCTGGACACAATCGCCGGCCCGGAAATCTGCGTCGCCAGCACCAAGGCCTTCACCGCCCAGCTCTCGGTCCTGGCCTGCCTGGCGATCGCCATCGGCCGGGCCCGCGGGGTGATCGGCGAGGCGCGGGAAATGGAGCTGGTGCAGGCGCTGCTCGACCTGCCGAGCCGCGCTGTCGAGCTGTTCGGGCTTGGGGATGATATCCGCGCTGCCGCTGCTATCATCGCGGAAGCGCGCGACGTGCTGTATCTCGGCCGCGGTTCGCATTTCCCGGTCGCACTCGAAGGTGCGTTGAAGCTGAAGGAGATCAGCTACATCCACGCCGAGGCCTATGCCGCCGGCGAGATGAAGCACGGGCCGATCGCGCTGATCGACAAGAGCGTGCCGGTGGTCGCCAGCGCGCCGTCCGGGCCGTTGTTCGAGAAAACCGCGTCCAACCTGCAGGAAGCCCAGGCACGCGGTGGCCGGCTGCTGGTGTTCACCGACCCGGCCGGCGCGGCGCGGATGGGGAAAATCGCCGAGCGGCTGGTGGTGCTGCCGGAAGTGCACGGCTTCACCGCGCCGATCCTGCACAGCATCGCCGTGCAGATGCTGGCCTACGAGGTGGCACTGCTGAAGGGCACCGACGTCGACCAGCCGCGCAATCTCGCGAAGTCGGTCACCGTCGAGTAG